Below is a genomic region from Miscanthus floridulus cultivar M001 chromosome 1, ASM1932011v1, whole genome shotgun sequence.
TACTATATATATCACCAGGAGATGTGACGTAACTATCATGGTGTTTCTAACGTGTGTAAAGCGGCACAAAATTAATCTGAAACGAAACGCTTACTATGTTCCGACTACTTTCTTGGTGTAGGCAGCGGTCTGGTCGGTCCCGAAAATCCTGGCGACGCCGAAGTCGGAGATCTTGGGGTTCATGTCCTTGTCCAGCAAGATGTTGCTCGCTTTGAGGTCCCTGTGGATTATCCTCAGCACCGAATCCTGGTGGAGGTACAGAATCCCCCTTGCGATGCCGTTGATGATGTTGAACCGCTTCCCCCAGCTCAGCATCGACTGCTTCTCTTCATCTGGGGACAGTTATTTCCACAACAGTTAAACTCATGCATGTCAGGATTTGATCGATTCCCATGGCTTAGGAGTTGAAACAGTGGCAGCAGCTAGCGGTAGCGGCTTACCGAAAAGGAAGGTGTTGAGGCTCCGGTTGTGCATGTACTCGTAGACCAGCATCCTCTCCGACCCGTCGATGCAGCAGCCCAGAAGCCTGACGAGGTTCCTGTGCTGCAGCTTGGCTATCAGCTTCACCTCGTTCTTGAACTCCCGGAGCCCCTGCGTGGACCGCCGCGACAGCCTCTTCACCGCGATGTCCTGCCCATTGTCGAGCTTCCCCTGCAGAGCATCATTAGCAGTTACCACTAGTAAGAAGCTGATCTGAATTTTGGCCGGAAAACCCTTTGCATTCATACGTGTCAAGCAAGACTGAAATTTGGCTTACTATGTAGACGGGGCCGAATCCACCCTGGCCGATCTTGTTGTGAACCGAGAAGTTGCCCGTAGCGCCCTGGATCGTCTCGACGTCGAACGACGGCAGATCGCAGTCCTGGTTACTACTGCCCTGACCGTTACTATGCAGGGAATCGTCCTGAACATCAGTCGACGCAGCAATCTGATTCCTTCGTCCGAACGGTGTGCTCTGCCTCTGCGCGTTTCTCAGCAACGCCAGGGGAATGGCTTCCTTCTCTTTCCTGCGCtttttcatcttcatggcgcaaATGTAGAGTCCAGCTAGTAGCAGCGCCGGTGCAGCGACCGATGGGACGATGATCTCCACGAGCCTCTTCGTTCGCGCATCCGTGTCTGCTGAGGAAGAGCTGAGAGCTGCAGGATTCAGAGAATAACAGTTCGGTTAACATGCACCAGTAAGGTAAATTTGATTGTGATGTACTTGATCAATTAAGTTATCGAGCTGTAATAATCCTGTACATCCGAGTTCTATTTCTTATTACTGGCAGATCAGTAGCTTGATTTTCTTTTTCCCTTGTAAGATAATGCATCTTCTGGGGCTGCTAAAGAGCCAGCAAGGACTGAAAAGGACTGGCCTTTATGTTAGTAGCCTAATAAGGAACGTTAGTGCTTGCCTTTTTTTTCAATAGTGGGCATCACTGTCGTTGGACCTAACAGCAGTTGCTATAACCATCCAAATTAAGGCTGGGGTCTTTTGACTTTTGACCTTGGAGTCTGCAGATTTTCAGCAAGTGAGAAAATACCGGGAGATAACTTTGAACAATCGCAGCTGCACTCGTTTTGCCCTCAACTATTTGACCTGGCGTGCTGATCAGCTTTGTTCAACTCCTCTATCTATCCTAAAAAAACCGTGAGATATATACGCGACGCGCATGGCAAGTATGAACTCTGAAAGTACACTATGCAAAaacaagatttcccgtcacatcaaacttgcagtacatgcatggagtactaaatgtagacgaaatcaaaaactaattgcacagtttgctttaactttgtgagacgaatcttttgagcctaattagtcaatgtttggacaataattcacaaatacaaacgaaatgctacagtggatAATCGTGCACTATGCAAAATTTGCAGGTGCAAACTTtgccgaactaaacgcgcccctACTAAAAAATATCGACCGCATGCAGAATGCAGCTACAAGACGTCAATCAATCAACAATGATGAACACTACTATCCTATgctaaaaaaacaacaacaaagtcACTCACGATGCATGCGTTCTAAATTTCAAATGCAATTAAAGAGCAATAATCCGAAAAGATATGACAACAAACTCCTTTTTCTTCTTATGTTAATTACTTAattaagagaaaaaagaaaaggaaatgccGACACAGTGGCACCAAACTTGTCATCAATTTGATTTGAATGAACATCAGAAAGGGAAAGAAAAATGTAGTACTCACGTAGATCGGATGCCGCAAGCCGGACGAAGAGATTCTGTCCGCCATTGCCAAACTGCCTCATGTCGAGAAGGTCGCCGGTCCACATGAAGCAGCCCGTGGCCCCCGGGCTGCTGACATTGGCGCTGGCGTAGGCCCGGCACGCGCAGTTCCTGAGGCAGGCCAGCCGGCACTCGTCGAGGCCGAGGGACATGTCCACCGTGGCGTTGGCCGACTGCGGCAGCTTCATGTTGGTGAGCGTGGCGAAACCGTCGTCGCCGGTGCAGTTGAGCTCCGTGCGTCGCCTGCACCCGCCGGAGCCGTCCCTGAGCGCCCACTCGGCGGGGAAGCGCGGGTCGAATCCGGGGACGCAGCCGCACACCGGGTTGCGCTCGACGCTGCAGACGCCGTAGGCGCCGCAGGCGCGGTAGCCGTCGCACTCGTCGAGCGGGTAGGACCAGAAGACGCTCCAGGACCGCGTCATGTCGATCCACATGAGCCGCTGGATCTGCCCCGACGAGTTGAGGACGAAGCGCGTCGTGAGCGGGGCGCTGTCGTCGACGACGCCGTAGCTGTAGTAGGCCTCGTCGCGCGTGGAGACGAAGCGGAAGGTGAGGAGGCTGTTGGACTTGAGGTTGGGCACGCCCGTGAACTGGTACCCGTTCCAGGGCCCGCTGCCGTAAGTCCGCGCGGTCCGGCGGTAGAGGAAGAGCTCCGGGGAACCCCGCGGGTCGAGGCGGAACGAGTACTCCCCCGGGGACGGGTCCCCCGCGGCGCGCCACGAGGTCATTTGCCGGTCCAGCCCCGTGCGGAAGTCGATGCCGAGCTTCATGCCGGGGAGCAGCGTGTCGGTCGGGTAGTCGAAGCTCTGCCACACCACGCCGGCACCGGGGACGCGGAGGACCAGGTTGCCGTTCTCCAGGAGCTTCGCGTATGCGGTggcgttgctgctgctgctgctggccgtggccgtgcccggcggcggcggcgtcgtcgCCCAGACCACGGCGTCATCGTCGTCCACGACGATGGCTAGGCTCCCGTTGGCGAGGACCCTGAGCGCGGCGGCGTCCACGCCGCCCAGGGCGGGGCTCCCGCGGTTGGCCACCCACACGACGGTCCGCTCGGGGATGCCGTTGAACCATATCCCGAGGTACGTCCGCGTCCGCATCGTGTCGTCCGGGTCCGGCGCGAAGAAGCCCAGCACGTACTTGGCTCGCCCCGCGGACACCAGCGTCCGGTTCCCCTTGAGCGGCGCGGCCGGCGTGACCGTGTCCGCGTCCGTGTCAGTGCCGCCGGCGGCgtggagtaggaggaggaggacggcggcggcgaggagcggACCCCGTCGTCGCCGCATGGTGCCGGTGGTACGTACGTGTCGGTCGTGGCAGGTTGATTAATCGCGGACTGCGACTTTGGCGGACTGGCTCATCGTGGCGCCTGTGCATCTATTTAAGCAGTCGTCGGTTGGAGGGAGCATGGAGCGCGAGCCGCGAAGGCTTTGAGTTCGGCGACGCCGCGTTTCCTTTGGAGATGCGGTGGGGGATTTGGGGGGCGGGGCGGGGCTGACACgacacgccgacgccgacgccgacgtctgGACGCGGGCGGGGGCGGGTTCGGggtcgcggcgcggcgcggcaggGCCCTTTTTTTTCTCCTGCTGATGCCGTGGTGCGGCACAGAGGTCCGGAGCCTGCCAGCCAGATGGATGAGTTTGTTGACCGGATGAGGACTGAGGACTCGGGACGGGCCGCGGCTCGTTGGGTTTGCACCGCGTGGTGTGGTTGGACTGGCGGCGTAGGCAGGGTCGATTCTGATGATTCGGAACGTGGGGTTTATTTGGAAACTGCATACGCGAGGCTGATGTGCTCGCCTGCGTCAACGTAGAGAGGTGTTCGTGACAGACGGCGGGGCAGGTGCTTCCGAGCTCCGATCCTCCAATACAAAAGGACAACCCTGTTCCTGGGTCGATTTTGCTGCAAGCTAAAGTGTGCTGTGTTGACCACGATCGGTCGCGCGTTGTTTCCACACCCCACACACGCACGCTCGCCGTTGCTAACGTCGGGGAACGCCTCGTCTTCTCCAGAGGAATATGGTCCCACGCGCGCAACGCGCGTCATGCCTCACAGCTCATTCGCATTCCCCCCCAACGAGAGATTCGGTACTGTGCCATCACGTATTTTGATTTGAACCCAATGCTATTCTCTCATTATGTTTTCAAATTCATCTGGATTCAAGTTGACCAAACTAACGGTACACGTTAGCCTATTCATGGGCCAGGATCAGTAGGTTTGGCTGGGTTTGAAACATAGCCCGTTGACACTAAAAATTAGTGTTTCTTGAATGCACATGTACGGATGTACCCACTTGAATCCATGTGTGTTGAAGTGAATTGGGATGAAATTTAAACTTAGTTTCATCCTCATTTTACACACATGGATTGAGATGAGTACGTATGTAACCCAAACAAGGCCTTATCTGATTGGATTGGTTTGCTTGGGCTAGTGACACAGCTTCTCTAGTTGCTAAGTTGGGTTGGTCGTAGCGGCTTGCCGAGTTCTACACCGACTATGATGTCCCATTCTTTAATGTTCTTCCACTAATGTCCTCTTTGGCAAGACTTCTATAGAGACTTCTCTACCGGCTTAATTAAAAGTTCTATCAAACGAGTACATACACGAACAGCTTTTGAGGCCAAAAACGATAAAGTCAAAGTTGTTTTAGGCCTAGAACCAAAACACGGTGTTCCTTGGCTTCTCTGTTTCTAGAGAAGTCTAAGCCTTGCCAAAGAGGACCTAAGAACTACTCCATCGTGTGACAGACCAAGGCTATAATATGGTTCGATTTGCACACTAGAGCACTCAAAACTATATGAAATCTTATGGTCCAATTTGCACACTAGAGCACTCGAACTATATGGAATCTTATGGTCCAATTTGCACACTAGAGCACTCGAACTATATGGAATCTCCAATTTGCACAATAGAGCACTCGAACTATATAGAATCTTATGGTCTAATTTACACACTAGAGCACTGGAACTATATCTATCGTGGACTGTATACCATGTGTAACTTTAAGGATACCAACATATTAGTATACCAATATACACCATATACATTTCATTCGTCCATTTATATCGTACAGATACATTACAATTAGTTTAGCATTGCAGTACATAGCGCAAGCTTGTCAACACAAACACATACAAGATGCTGCCCTAAAAAAAAGCACATATATGCTAGATGCACAACTAGATAGACACACATTTTAGCATGCATGGACAAATATGGCTGGCATATATAACTTGCACATCGCATCATGGCATCATCCATGTCGATAGTATATGGGTGTACATGCCCTTTAGTTTTTGGGATACTATTTCCTACAAACTTAGTACGTATATTATTGAATTAATTAAGATAGACAAGTTGCTTCAACCttggccaccaccacctccagagCCGCCGCCAACAGCTCCGCCGGCTGACCCAACTCCACTGCCTGCTCCACCTCCGGCGCTACCACTCGCACCTCCATACCCTCCGCCGCTCCCCACCGCGTTGCCAGAGCGTCCAgcaccactgccaccaccatAACCGCCTCCACCGCTTCCCCCGTCCGcacctccgccgccaccgccgccacccccGGTGCTCACGCTCACTCCACCGCGGCCTATGTGAACACCAACACCGCCTCCACCACCGGCGCCGGCATGCACACCGCCGGCGCTAACcgcgccgcctccaccgccgccgatcCCGACATCGACCCCGCCATGTCCAACGTCGATGCCAACACCAGCACCCGCTCCGCCCCCCGCGCTCGCGCCGCCGCCACGGGCAGTGCCGGCTCCGCCTCCGAACCCGCCACCGATGCCGATTGACGTGTCGTGCCCGCCGTGGCTGATGCTCACGCCGAAACCGCGGCCACCGCCCTCCCCACTCCCGCCGGCTCTGATGGAAAATGATTTGCTGTCattgacggcggcggcggcaaggagaAGCCTGCTTGCATGGGTAAGCGGGAGAAGGAAGAAGCACGATAGTAGTAGAACTGAAATGGCCAGGCGGCGGCATGGGGAGCTCGCCATGGGAGTGTGCATGGAAGGATGGCCTGTGGAGCTTCAGTTTGCTGCACTACATCTACACTACTCAAGGGCAGCTTTATATAGAGCCAGCCAGTTCTGCTGAGCGATTCTGCACAAAAGTAATCTCAAGTAGGCGAAAAAAAGGTGATCGATCGTAGTGAGCTGTGAAGCACACTAGGCCATGTTGAGAGGTGAAAGTAGACCACATGGCCATGACAATTGCTAGATGCACTTGTTTAATCAGGCTTATAAATCTATATAATAAATTTAAGCTGCCAAAAATCAAGTCTAATAATCTACACGACCAACGAGCTTTGCTTGTAGGGATTGATGCTTTCAAGTTTTCATTTCTTGAATACAGTTCAGATCACTTATCCAAAATCTATATTCCTTTTTTATGGAACAAGTGGGGCCCCTACAGATATAAATACTCTTCtgtccaagaaagaatgtaactaTGTGTTGCGTGCCAGTTAAAATGATtcacgtttgaccaagtttatagtaaatagtattcaaatttatgactccaaatcaaattattatgaaaatatatttcataattaatctaaagatatttatttgatataatAATTATTTATACTTTTTatctactagcaaatatgcccatgCGTTGTGACGGAAGAAAAAAACTATCTAATGTTCGATTTGTTCGCTTCAACTTGCTACACAGCTGCAATGGCCACGATAGCTTAATTTGTATATATAGGCGCTACTTTTGATATTGTGAGCAGTTACTGTAGCAATCACAAACGAACGGGATCATTAATGGAAACAAGGATGGCAAATGTTAGATATCTATTTATTTTTTAGTAGAGTTATATATGAAGTTTTGTAGCTTCTTTTGAGGATATATAAAGGTATGTAATTTTATATATTATTAAAGTCAGCAAGGAGTTAATCGTCATCGTGTCTCGATTTTCACATATATCAGCCTTAGCGAGAGTTCCATTGCTATATGCGGAAAACTTAGAGATTTGCACTGGCAAGTGTAGATAGCTTGAAGAAACATTTATTTTTATTCACTGAATGACAAAGTGTTCGGAATTTAAGTTTATAGTTTGATTAGTTAGGTCATCAATTGATTCGTGTTATAATAATAGTCTATTCCTAATTAATACTAACAACTTAGTAATATAAATATTTGTTTATTATAAGTAAGGGTCAACATTTAAAAGACTCGTAATATTGTATATATTATTTatctttttttataataaaaagCATAGTTACATCATCGTCaggaaataaaaaacaaataaacaaaTAAATTGGACTGAAAAAGTCACGGACACCACACCATCCAGGAGACGGGATGGCGCCTTCCTAAGGCCCTGACCCATGAAACACAAGAAAAGGGAAAAAAAGACAAAGGAGTCCAACAAGAAATGGAAACAGAATAAAAAAAAGATCCGGAGCGACCACCGGTAACTAGGCTCGATACAGATATGGATAGGCTGGACGAAAAATTATATGTGGCAAAAATTGTCTCTTTAATACTAGAGATAGATAGTTGGTTAAACTTAAAATACTAAAATATGATACTGtactagaattgtattttttcttCGAGAGAGAGGATATTAAAAAGAGATAGTACAAACAAAGGTTACAAATACAAGAACAAAATCCATATTTTCATGGTCAATATGCAAGAAGCAAAACTAACTTTGCACGATTGTGTTGATCATTATCTGGATTGATTTGCGCACACATGAGTGaacatatctatatctatatatcttataTTTTCAAATCCCTCTAATAATTTATCTTACCATGCAAAGTGTCAACATCAGTATCCATTAGAATATCCTACTAGCACATACAACTATCTTGCCATGTAAAGTGTCCTCATCAGCATCCACTAACACATGCCATTATGTTTTCATTCAAAATATTCACATTAGCAAACCACATTATTTACTAACATATATTTAGTCATTGTCCACTTCAGAATGCTAAAAATCATCCACTAACatgtattatgatatttattcaTTCATATTAGAAAATATAAGTAGTATACTTTCACCCGCGATTTCTGCAGTAACATGCGGGCGTTCTTCTAGTTACTAATATATTATAACTTCTTATTAGGAGTTTACTGATGCATGGTTTATTTGAGATTTGTTATAACAAAAAACTGGTAATTGGCAAATATATACGCACTTCAGCAAATAAATACATGCTCTAAACCCTGTTATGGGTGTATACCAAACAATTTTACTGCCTGTCGTGTTCGAAGAAAGGAAACGCAGAATATGTTGCTTTGATCTTTAGAAAACAAGGATGCAACCGTTCACACGTACTTTGATAATTCGAAACGCAAAGTTTCACATGACCTTTCCAGCTCATTATTCCTGCTTCCACATTTGCTTTCTGTTCGGCCGGTTGCTTTGCAGCTGTGACAGCTCTCGATCGCATCTGTTCTTCTCGAAGATCTGCGTTAAGCTAAGCACCTCTGAATGCCTCCAGGTGATCCATTTGCTGCCAACTGCTTTGACGGGTTTCCATTCTATGTGTACAAGAAAAGCTAAGTGCGCACGCCCATTATACATACTGATATAAAGTGGTTTATCGATATCTTAGGTAATTAGCCAGTGTTGACTTTTTTGGAGCGTTAACCTCTTGACATGTTCGGACTTGCAACATTTTTAGATGGGAAAGTCTTCATCAAGTCATGCTGTTTTATTGAGGCCGTTCCAACATCGtcaaatatatttatatattaatATTAATGACTATAAAAGGCTTTTGTCAACCAACGGAATAACTTTGCAGTGGAAATATTATTAGATTTGTCATCATCAGAAACTATGTTGTGATTTTTGTGACCTTACGACTGACTAATTAGTGACAGATCCCATGACAACCTCTTATGTGTCCTTCAGGTTAAGACGCGATAAGACCCATCACTAATGAGCCACTACTGGAAACAGGGTCTTTGCCGAATGCAaactattttgccgagtgtcaaaaatcgggcactcggtaaagaccttctttgccgagtgccgcactcggtaaagaattgcactcggcaaagaattctttgccgagtgcccggcactaggcaaaaaagggcactcggcacgggcactcggcaaaggacttctttgccgagtgccaggctctcgcAAAAGCgcgacactcggcataggctgccccgcgtaacggtgtttggccacgtccttctttgccgagtgtctactgttaggcactcggcaaagattttttttagaaaatactttgccgagtgcccctgagacggcgctcggcaaagattcaatctttttttaaatgtctttgccgagtgcctaacagcttcggcactcggcaaagggaggaattaaaaaaattacatttttttgaaatacctttgccgagtacccatatgaaggcactcgacaaagaggaaatttctaaaaaaaattcaaaaaccctctttgtcgagcgccttattcttgtcactcggcaaagacccctttgccgagtgccatgccccgacgctcggtaaagtttttttttgtttttggcctccaaattttttgtgcagcccttttaaagtaccaggaactcctcgttagaatttggggattttttgtggctttttgatatatttagttactttatttcgtttacttgatttttttcgaaaaatataaatttgaactgcacgtggtacggataatagaatttaatgattcaaaaaataatagtcatgttactgagtgtagtgtgaggccgtatccaggaatggacccgaaatttcagacatcttgttcacgaaatatgaccgcgaacttgcgtgcgaagtgtttttaaattctataaaaaacaaacgaagtccaaaaatcatgaaacttgctGAGATGTCgtgacactactacacaaactttattagaggcgggcgtttttggttttccgcggcgggcaaagccgtccgccgcggcctagaggccacggtaaatcgtggcttaaccgcggcgggcggccttgcccgccgtggttaaccgatttaccacggcgggcggtgtaacgcgcccgccgcggtaaatatatttttaccacggcgggcacgttaggatgcccgctgcggttaatcatttaaaaaaacaaaaaaaccagGAGCCCGCCGGCGAGCCCGTTCTCGAGCCCACTGGCGAGCCCACCGGCGACGGATCCGGGCTTCCCACGGCTGTAGATCCGTGCCGCtcggggagggagaagaggaggcCGTGGTGGAGGGAGGCCGCCGCGCCGAACCGTCCTCGCCCGCCGGATCCGGCCACCGCGCGCCGCCACCGACCGGATCCGCCTCGGAACGCCGTCACCGGCCGGATCCGGTCACCGCGCGCCGCCACCGGCCAAATCCGCCTCAGGACGGGCTCGTCGTTGCCGTCCCACGATCCGTGGAGGAGGAAGTCGCCGCCGCCGGAtctggagagaggaagagggaggagtgagggagatggagagaggaagagggagatggagaggaagagggagatgaacTCACCTACCTCGGATCGATGTCCTCCGCGCCGCTGGCCTGCCGGATTCGAAACCCTAGCCCCGCGCCGTCGACCCGCATGCCGTCGTCCCGCGCGCGCCGTCTCCCCGCGCGCCGCCGTTGCTCCGCACGTGCCATCGCCCAGCGCGCCGCCGTTGCCCCGCGCGCGCCATCGCCCAGCGCGTCGTCGTTGCCCcacgcggagagagagagagggagtcggggaggggagggagtcgcGGCGCAGAGAGTGAGATGAGAGAGGGAGGCGCGGCTGCTGGGAGTGCGAgtctgtgtatatatatgatgaCGGAAATAGTGGGCCTCGCTTTGCTATTGGGCCTCCGATTTTCCGTGGCGGGCCTTAAacgatgcccgccgcggtaaatcggtttaccgtggcggacgccttaagacgcccgccacggtaaatagggtattttccgtggcggacgtctttaggcgcccgccgcggtaaatcgatttaccgtggcgggccccttaagacgcccgccacggtaaatagggtattttCCGTGGCGGACGTCGTTacgcgcccgccgcggtaaatcgatttaccgtggcggacgtctttaggcgcccgccgcggtaaattgaTTTACTGCAGCGGGCAAAAAAACTTTGtcacggtaaataaaaaatgcccgcctcggtaaatcgctgtatgtaccgtggcgggcaaactcagtgcccgccacggaggccaaaagtgcaacgctgcgcaaattcaatcctgtagtagtgtgatatcgtatgtggaggctatgataaaattttcagaagatttcgtgcacgttgtcacgtacgatgcttgcaaaccgaagaatctccgacgAAGTTTCGTGATTTCGTGAATAGGCCGAcaaggtggtaagcatcgtacgtaaCAACTTACacaaaaccttctcaaatttttatcacagcctccacatatgatatcatgacatcttgacaagtttcatgattttcggacttcgtttgctttttatagaatttaaaaataactcgactgcaagttcgtggtcatgtttcgtgaacaacatgttcgaaattggtggtctggtcctggatacggcctcacattatactaaatatcatgaatatcatttttctatttattttttcattattcgaatgactagcagttataatttgaattatccaagaaaattcaattaaataaaataaattaaaaaatatagaaaaagttcAAGAAATGTGTCACATTGGAACAtgaagtaccaggtattgtatgagaactgcagaaaaagtttggaggtcaaaagtgaaaaaaatatagtttgccgagtgtcaaaacatGACACTCGgacgtatggcactcggcaaagaatttttaaaaaaatttaaaaacccctctttgccgagtgccagtccgggggcactcgacaaagattttttttaaaaaaaatcctctttgccgagtgccaggccaggtggcactcaacaaataattaaaaaaataaaaaaaactttgccgagtgccagagcgggggcactcggcaaaggggggattgaacctcccggcccagccggcccatacacaccgcacacacgcacccGCCCCCGCCCGCGCCTGCGCCAGCGCCGCCCGCCCACAAGCTCCTCCCCACGGTCTCCCTCccgctcctctcctcctccacccACGCCGCGCCGCTCCTCCTCCGCGCCAGCCGCTGCCTACCGCTCGCGCCCCTCGTGGCCTCCTCCAACGCCGTCGAGTGGGctgacaaggaggaggaggaagaggaggccggAGAGGCCTTCGACGAGGAGGCTGGGGAGGTTgag
It encodes:
- the LOC136484252 gene encoding receptor-like serine/threonine-protein kinase SD1-8: MRRRRGPLLAAAVLLLLLHAAGGTDTDADTVTPAAPLKGNRTLVSAGRAKYVLGFFAPDPDDTMRTRTYLGIWFNGIPERTVVWVANRGSPALGGVDAAALRVLANGSLAIVVDDDDAVVWATTPPPPGTATASSSSSNATAYAKLLENGNLVLRVPGAGVVWQSFDYPTDTLLPGMKLGIDFRTGLDRQMTSWRAAGDPSPGEYSFRLDPRGSPELFLYRRTARTYGSGPWNGYQFTGVPNLKSNSLLTFRFVSTRDEAYYSYGVVDDSAPLTTRFVLNSSGQIQRLMWIDMTRSWSVFWSYPLDECDGYRACGAYGVCSVERNPVCGCVPGFDPRFPAEWALRDGSGGCRRRTELNCTGDDGFATLTNMKLPQSANATVDMSLGLDECRLACLRNCACRAYASANVSSPGATGCFMWTGDLLDMRQFGNGGQNLFVRLAASDLPLSSSSADTDARTKRLVEIIVPSVAAPALLLAGLYICAMKMKKRRKEKEAIPLALLRNAQRQSTPFGRRNQIAASTDVQDDSLHSNGQGSSNQDCDLPSFDVETIQGATGNFSVHNKIGQGGFGPVYIGKLDNGQDIAVKRLSRRSTQGLREFKNEVKLIAKLQHRNLVRLLGCCIDGSERMLVYEYMHNRSLNTFLFDEEKQSMLSWGKRFNIINGIARGILYLHQDSVLRIIHRDLKASNILLDKDMNPKISDFGVARIFGTDQTAAYTKKVVGTYGYMSPEYAMDGVFSMKSDVFSFGVLVLEIVSGKKNRGFYHTELDLNLLRYAWRLWKDGESLEFIDQSIADTSNAAEVLKCIQIGLLCVQEQPKRRPTMSAVTTMLTCENPTLPEPCEPAFSTGRNHGDDDEEDPEVKACRSDSASSWTVTVVEGR
- the LOC136484259 gene encoding glycine-rich cell wall structural protein-like; protein product: MHTPMASSPCRRLAISVLLLSCFFLLPLTHASRLLLAAAAVNDSKSFSIRAGGSGEGGGRGFGVSISHGGHDTSIGIGGGFGGGAGTARGGGASAGGGAGAGVGIDVGHGGVDVGIGGGGGGAVSAGGVHAGAGGGGGVGVHIGRGGVSVSTGGGGGGGGGADGGSGGGGYGGGSGAGRSGNAVGSGGGYGGASGSAGGGAGSGVGSAGGAVGGGSGGGGGQG
- the LOC136457065 gene encoding RNA-binding protein CP31B, chloroplastic-like; amino-acid sequence: MPAAVNRFTVADALRRPPRRPIHTAHTHPPPPAPAPAPPAHKLLPTVSLPLLSSSTHAAPLLLRASRCLPLAPLVASSNAVEWADKEEEEEEAGEAFDEEAGEVEEEVLASGDEGEGEYATVEPPEEAKVYVGNLPYDIDSEGLV